One genomic window of Serinus canaria isolate serCan28SL12 chromosome 4, serCan2020, whole genome shotgun sequence includes the following:
- the LOC127059566 gene encoding histidine-rich glycoprotein-like: MPGLWGCIGWGTVALGVGAVTKGTGQRLGSVGGWHSGGSEHGLLCPTSPCAGGRHGTEETGPTCWLGDVSGQEVTNGACPSLSAWRPLRMCDPNQGPPQLHLAVRPPALPGHPDPGKGPSPGGVAVCPPHPAPSGQHPQGQPPLGHHPHGHQEHHKEPHKEHHMEPHKGHHKEHHKGHH; this comes from the exons ATGCCTGGGCTTTGGGGGTGCATAGGGTGGGGGACAGTTGCTCTGGGAGTTGGTGCTGTCACCAAAGGGACAGGACAGCGGTTGGGGTCTGTGGGGGGATGGCACTCTGGGGGAAGTGAGCATGGTCTCCTCTGTCCCAcgtctccctgtgctgggggcagaCATGGGACAGAGGAGACAGGTCCCACCTGCTGGCTGGGCGATGTCTCAGGGCAGGAGGTGACTAATGGTGCCTGTCCTTCCCTTTCAGCTTGGAGACCACTGAGGATGTGTGACCCCAAccaag GCCCACCACAACTGCACCTTGCAGTGCgccctcctgcccttccaggaCATCCCGATCCTGGCAAAGGGCCCTCCCCTGGCGGTGTGGCAGTCTGCCCCCCACACCCTGCTCCATCTGGCCAGCACCCCCAGGGGCAACCCCCGTTGGGACATCATCCTCATGGACACCAGGAGCACCATAAGGAGCCCCATAAGGAGCACCATATGGAGCCCCATAAGGGGCACCATAAGGAGCACCATAAGGGACACCATTAG